One stretch of Nicotiana tabacum cultivar K326 chromosome 18, ASM71507v2, whole genome shotgun sequence DNA includes these proteins:
- the LOC107805733 gene encoding uncharacterized protein LOC107805733 isoform X1: MTEMDEPLDFEFEEPTHVSPTITKKKKKLIGLDDLLNDFYQVKSDVPKKEPKRAKIQKSYDSDDNVDTREAELHNYVDKCQQQMNEISTDDQMPLWGLQVFGDQKTMPLLTFPDLRSCVLLQTFMGHEVNSLFELKPEEGEPFLEGLLVHGWLLKLVKNHCLVEKSIATWTFSLMLYSPKEELREAACEFWCSLLLPENQVDDVTFEMEWLPSHSELRQALEVYGFLLDSPSKSLSSMEIVHGDSDSAGPPQNIKSWIKYVSVCCQARTTCSIFSTSEVEDLITSVICLFLDRQLLGLSSALNDCLHSLISFFSDDAFHSSCQKIAKSVTCRVPTDVNCLRSVEIVTGGNPHTKHLRSVLAFQFLVACFDNKLHDEEQILRSLISINLKDKNCDLLKMYIHLVLVENWLFCNPLLKDKPIIIEMWGACLRNCSCQITSTDLRSYASKVRSKASYFLQAAAPQDES, encoded by the exons atgacgGAAATGGATGAACCTCTGGATTTTGAATTTGAAGAACCCACACATGTTAGCCCTACTATTACCAAGAAAAA GAAAAAGTTAATCGGCTTAGATGATCTTCTGAATGATTTTTACCAAGTGAAGAGTGACGTACCTAAGAAGGAACCTAAACGTGCAAAGATCCAGAAGTCCTATGATTCAGATGATAATGTGGATACAAGAGAAGCAGAGCTTCATAACTATGTTGACAAATGCCAACAACAG ATGAATGAAATAAGTACTGATGATCAGATGCCATTATGGGGTCTTCAAGTTTTTGGAGACCAG AAAACTATGCCCCTTCTGACTTTTCCCGATCTTAGGAGTTGTGTCCTTTTGCAGACCTTCATGGGTCATGAAGTTAATTCCTTGTTTGAACTCAAACCAGAAGAAG GAGAACCATTTCTGGAGGGATTGCTTGTGCATGGTTGGCTTTTGAAATTGGTCAAAAATCATTGTCTAGTTGAAAAGTCCATAGCAACATGGACTTTTAGTCTCA TGTTATATTCACCAAAAGAAGAGTTGAGGGAAGCAGCATGTGAATTTTGGTGTTCTCTTCTTTTACCTGAAAATCAG GTTGATGATGTAACATTTGAGATGGAATGGTTGCCGAGCCATTCAGAACTGAGGCAAGCACTTGAAGTATATGGCTTTCTGTTGGATTCCCCTTCCAAATCTTTATCTAGCATGGAAATTGTGCATGGAG ATTCTGATTCTGCTGGACCGCCTCAAAATATCAAATCCTGGATAAAGTATGTTTCTGTTTGTTGCCAAGCAAG GACTACATGTTCAATTTTCTCAACTTCGGAGGTAGAAGATCTGATTACTTCAGTGATCTGTCTCTTTTTAGACCGGCAACTTCTTGGCCTATCTTCAGCGTTGAATGATTGCTTGCACTCCCTTATTAGCTTCTTTAGTGATGATGCATTTCATTCGAGTTGTCAGAAAATAGCAAAATCCGTCACCTGCAG AGTTCCTACTGATGTCAACTGCTTGAGATCTGTGGAGATTGTAACCGGAGGGAATCCTCATACTAAGCATCTAAGGAGTGTGCTGGCTTTCCAGTTTCTTGTAGCATGTTTTGATAACAAG CTACATGACGAAGAACAGATCTTGAGATCTCTAATCTCTATCAATCTGAAGGATAAGAATTGTGATCTTCTAAAGATGTATATTCACTTGGTTCTGGTAGAGAACTGGCTGTTTTGCAACCCCTTGCTAAAAGATAAACCAATAATCATTGAGATGTGGGGTGCATGCCTTAGAAACTGTTCCTGTCAAATCACCAGCACAGATTTGAGGTCTTATGCTTCTAAG GTTCGTAGTAAagcatcatattttcttcaagCCGCAGCACCACAAGATGAGTCATAA
- the LOC107805733 gene encoding uncharacterized protein LOC107805733 isoform X2: MTEMDEPLDFEFEEPTHVSPTITKKKKKLIGLDDLLNDFYQVKSDVPKKEPKRAKIQKSYDSDDNVDTREAELHNYVDKCQQQMNEISTDDQMPLWGLQVFGDQKTMPLLTFPDLRSCVLLQTFMGHEVNSLFELKPEEGEPFLEGLLVHGWLLKLVKNHCLVEKSIATWTFSLKELREAACEFWCSLLLPENQVDDVTFEMEWLPSHSELRQALEVYGFLLDSPSKSLSSMEIVHGDSDSAGPPQNIKSWIKYVSVCCQARTTCSIFSTSEVEDLITSVICLFLDRQLLGLSSALNDCLHSLISFFSDDAFHSSCQKIAKSVTCRVPTDVNCLRSVEIVTGGNPHTKHLRSVLAFQFLVACFDNKLHDEEQILRSLISINLKDKNCDLLKMYIHLVLVENWLFCNPLLKDKPIIIEMWGACLRNCSCQITSTDLRSYASKVRSKASYFLQAAAPQDES, encoded by the exons atgacgGAAATGGATGAACCTCTGGATTTTGAATTTGAAGAACCCACACATGTTAGCCCTACTATTACCAAGAAAAA GAAAAAGTTAATCGGCTTAGATGATCTTCTGAATGATTTTTACCAAGTGAAGAGTGACGTACCTAAGAAGGAACCTAAACGTGCAAAGATCCAGAAGTCCTATGATTCAGATGATAATGTGGATACAAGAGAAGCAGAGCTTCATAACTATGTTGACAAATGCCAACAACAG ATGAATGAAATAAGTACTGATGATCAGATGCCATTATGGGGTCTTCAAGTTTTTGGAGACCAG AAAACTATGCCCCTTCTGACTTTTCCCGATCTTAGGAGTTGTGTCCTTTTGCAGACCTTCATGGGTCATGAAGTTAATTCCTTGTTTGAACTCAAACCAGAAGAAG GAGAACCATTTCTGGAGGGATTGCTTGTGCATGGTTGGCTTTTGAAATTGGTCAAAAATCATTGTCTAGTTGAAAAGTCCATAGCAACATGGACTTTTAGTCTCA AAGAGTTGAGGGAAGCAGCATGTGAATTTTGGTGTTCTCTTCTTTTACCTGAAAATCAG GTTGATGATGTAACATTTGAGATGGAATGGTTGCCGAGCCATTCAGAACTGAGGCAAGCACTTGAAGTATATGGCTTTCTGTTGGATTCCCCTTCCAAATCTTTATCTAGCATGGAAATTGTGCATGGAG ATTCTGATTCTGCTGGACCGCCTCAAAATATCAAATCCTGGATAAAGTATGTTTCTGTTTGTTGCCAAGCAAG GACTACATGTTCAATTTTCTCAACTTCGGAGGTAGAAGATCTGATTACTTCAGTGATCTGTCTCTTTTTAGACCGGCAACTTCTTGGCCTATCTTCAGCGTTGAATGATTGCTTGCACTCCCTTATTAGCTTCTTTAGTGATGATGCATTTCATTCGAGTTGTCAGAAAATAGCAAAATCCGTCACCTGCAG AGTTCCTACTGATGTCAACTGCTTGAGATCTGTGGAGATTGTAACCGGAGGGAATCCTCATACTAAGCATCTAAGGAGTGTGCTGGCTTTCCAGTTTCTTGTAGCATGTTTTGATAACAAG CTACATGACGAAGAACAGATCTTGAGATCTCTAATCTCTATCAATCTGAAGGATAAGAATTGTGATCTTCTAAAGATGTATATTCACTTGGTTCTGGTAGAGAACTGGCTGTTTTGCAACCCCTTGCTAAAAGATAAACCAATAATCATTGAGATGTGGGGTGCATGCCTTAGAAACTGTTCCTGTCAAATCACCAGCACAGATTTGAGGTCTTATGCTTCTAAG GTTCGTAGTAAagcatcatattttcttcaagCCGCAGCACCACAAGATGAGTCATAA
- the LOC107805733 gene encoding uncharacterized protein LOC107805733 isoform X3 — protein MTEMDEPLDFEFEEPTHVSPTITKKKKKLIGLDDLLNDFYQVKSDVPKKEPKRAKIQKSYDSDDNVDTREAELHNYVDKCQQQMNEISTDDQMPLWGLQVFGDQKTMPLLTFPDLRSCVLLQTFMGHEVNSLFELKPEEGEPFLEGLLVHGWLLKLVKNHCLVEKSIATWTFSLMLYSPKEELREAACEFWCSLLLPENQVDDVTFEMEWLPSHSELRQALEVYGFLLDSPSKSLSSMEIVHGDSDSAGPPQNIKSWIKYVSVCCQARTTCSIFSTSEVEDLITSVICLFLDRQLLGLSSALNDCLHSLISFFSDDAFHSSCQKIAKSVTCRVPTDVNCLRSVEIVTGGNPHTKHLRSVLAFQFLVACFDNKCMHVSLNTCAAT, from the exons atgacgGAAATGGATGAACCTCTGGATTTTGAATTTGAAGAACCCACACATGTTAGCCCTACTATTACCAAGAAAAA GAAAAAGTTAATCGGCTTAGATGATCTTCTGAATGATTTTTACCAAGTGAAGAGTGACGTACCTAAGAAGGAACCTAAACGTGCAAAGATCCAGAAGTCCTATGATTCAGATGATAATGTGGATACAAGAGAAGCAGAGCTTCATAACTATGTTGACAAATGCCAACAACAG ATGAATGAAATAAGTACTGATGATCAGATGCCATTATGGGGTCTTCAAGTTTTTGGAGACCAG AAAACTATGCCCCTTCTGACTTTTCCCGATCTTAGGAGTTGTGTCCTTTTGCAGACCTTCATGGGTCATGAAGTTAATTCCTTGTTTGAACTCAAACCAGAAGAAG GAGAACCATTTCTGGAGGGATTGCTTGTGCATGGTTGGCTTTTGAAATTGGTCAAAAATCATTGTCTAGTTGAAAAGTCCATAGCAACATGGACTTTTAGTCTCA TGTTATATTCACCAAAAGAAGAGTTGAGGGAAGCAGCATGTGAATTTTGGTGTTCTCTTCTTTTACCTGAAAATCAG GTTGATGATGTAACATTTGAGATGGAATGGTTGCCGAGCCATTCAGAACTGAGGCAAGCACTTGAAGTATATGGCTTTCTGTTGGATTCCCCTTCCAAATCTTTATCTAGCATGGAAATTGTGCATGGAG ATTCTGATTCTGCTGGACCGCCTCAAAATATCAAATCCTGGATAAAGTATGTTTCTGTTTGTTGCCAAGCAAG GACTACATGTTCAATTTTCTCAACTTCGGAGGTAGAAGATCTGATTACTTCAGTGATCTGTCTCTTTTTAGACCGGCAACTTCTTGGCCTATCTTCAGCGTTGAATGATTGCTTGCACTCCCTTATTAGCTTCTTTAGTGATGATGCATTTCATTCGAGTTGTCAGAAAATAGCAAAATCCGTCACCTGCAG AGTTCCTACTGATGTCAACTGCTTGAGATCTGTGGAGATTGTAACCGGAGGGAATCCTCATACTAAGCATCTAAGGAGTGTGCTGGCTTTCCAGTTTCTTGTAGCATGTTTTGATAACAAG TGTATGCATGTTTCCCTAAATACATGTGCAGCTACATGA